The following coding sequences are from one Streptococcus sp. NPS 308 window:
- the hemH gene encoding ferrochelatase, with translation MKKAILMMTFGSPEEISFEGVAEFFTNIRRGVRPQDHEIQTLYDNYVLIDGTPLQRITREEVALVRERLGEEYGIYFANKFSRPFITDVIKQMEADGVEECICLILEPHYSFYSVMGYEKFLESQQIRFLVIKDWYQQQPLLDFWTDEISKILRNQVGEESFKVIFSAHSVPIFALDYGDPYIDQIFDNSKLIAEQLGLKADQYTNTWQSESDIGIPWIKPDVLEYLREQKQHPEHYIFVPISFISEHIEVLFDNDVECYELCQEIGVTYHRPPMPNTDSRLIDALVATIRANENKEFKAFLPEEETFDELAPSATTKDIMEETDDLQMPEFVKKLIEKKGRENVKMPYLIKKMLEKAGKLPKE, from the coding sequence ATGAAAAAAGCTATATTAATGATGACCTTTGGATCTCCAGAGGAGATTAGTTTTGAAGGAGTAGCGGAATTTTTTACAAACATTCGTCGTGGTGTTAGACCACAAGACCACGAGATTCAGACTCTCTATGACAACTATGTCCTTATCGATGGGACGCCCTTGCAGCGGATTACGCGAGAAGAGGTCGCTCTAGTTAGAGAACGATTGGGTGAGGAGTATGGGATCTACTTTGCCAACAAATTTTCTCGGCCCTTTATTACAGACGTGATCAAGCAGATGGAAGCTGATGGTGTTGAAGAATGTATCTGTTTGATTTTGGAACCTCATTATTCATTTTACTCAGTCATGGGGTATGAAAAGTTTTTGGAAAGCCAACAAATCCGATTTTTAGTTATTAAGGACTGGTATCAACAACAGCCTTTGCTGGACTTCTGGACAGATGAGATTAGCAAAATTTTACGAAATCAGGTAGGAGAAGAATCCTTCAAGGTAATCTTTTCAGCCCACAGTGTCCCCATTTTTGCCTTGGATTATGGAGATCCTTATATTGATCAGATTTTCGATAATAGCAAGCTAATCGCTGAACAACTCGGCCTAAAAGCCGACCAGTATACCAATACTTGGCAGAGCGAAAGCGATATTGGAATCCCTTGGATCAAGCCAGATGTCTTAGAATATTTACGAGAACAAAAGCAACATCCAGAGCATTATATTTTTGTCCCGATTAGTTTTATCAGTGAGCACATTGAAGTCTTGTTTGACAACGATGTAGAATGTTATGAGTTGTGTCAAGAAATAGGTGTCACCTACCATCGTCCACCTATGCCCAATACGGATAGCCGTTTAATTGACGCTTTAGTTGCTACTATACGAGCCAACGAAAACAAGGAATTTAAAGCTTTTCTCCCAGAAGAAGAAACCTTCGATGAGTTAGCGCCTTCAGCAACTACCAAGGACATTATGGAGGAGACAGACGACCTTCAGATGCCAGAATTTGTCAAAAAGCTCATTGAGAAAAAAGGCCGTGAAAATGTGAAGATGCCTTACTTAATTAAGAAAATGCTCGAAAAAGCTGGGAAGTTACCAAAAGAGTAA
- a CDS encoding aspartate-semialdehyde dehydrogenase, translating to MGYTVAVVGATGAVGAQMIKMLEESTLPIDKIRYLASARSAGKTLKFKDQDITIEETTETAFEGVDIALFSAGGSTSAKYAPYAVKAGAVVVDNTSYFRQNPDVPLVVPEVNAHALDAHNGIIACPNCSTIQMMVALEPVRQKWGLDRIIVSTYQAVSGAGMGAILETQRELREVLNDGVNPRDLQAEILPSGGDKKHYPIAFNALPQIDVFTDNDYTYEEMKMTKETKKIMEDESIAVSATCVRIPVLSAHSESVYIETKEVAPIEEVKAAISSFPGAVLEDDVAHQIYPQAINAVGSRDTFVGRIRKDLDAEKGIHMWVVSDNLLKGAAWNSVQIAETLHERGLVRPTAELKFELK from the coding sequence ATGGGATATACAGTTGCTGTAGTCGGCGCGACAGGTGCTGTCGGAGCTCAGATGATAAAAATGTTGGAAGAATCAACACTTCCAATCGATAAAATTCGTTACCTTGCTTCCGCACGTTCAGCTGGTAAGACTTTGAAATTTAAAGACCAGGACATTACGATTGAGGAAACAACTGAAACAGCTTTTGAGGGTGTTGATATTGCACTCTTCTCAGCAGGTGGTTCGACATCAGCTAAGTATGCTCCCTACGCAGTTAAGGCTGGTGCTGTAGTGGTTGATAACACATCTTACTTCCGTCAAAACCCAGATGTACCATTGGTTGTCCCAGAAGTAAATGCTCATGCACTTGATGCCCACAACGGAATCATTGCCTGCCCTAACTGTTCAACAATCCAAATGATGGTGGCTCTTGAGCCTGTTCGTCAAAAATGGGGCTTGGACCGTATCATCGTTTCTACTTACCAAGCGGTTTCAGGTGCAGGTATGGGAGCGATTCTTGAAACACAACGTGAACTTCGTGAAGTCTTGAATGACGGTGTCAATCCACGTGATTTGCAAGCGGAAATCTTGCCTTCAGGTGGTGATAAGAAACACTATCCAATCGCCTTCAATGCTCTTCCTCAGATCGATGTCTTCACAGACAATGATTACACTTACGAAGAGATGAAGATGACCAAGGAAACCAAGAAAATCATGGAAGATGAGTCTATCGCAGTGTCTGCAACATGTGTTCGTATTCCAGTCTTGTCAGCTCACTCTGAGTCTGTTTACATCGAAACAAAAGAAGTTGCGCCAATCGAAGAAGTGAAAGCAGCTATCTCATCCTTCCCAGGTGCAGTTCTTGAAGATGATGTAGCGCATCAAATCTATCCTCAAGCTATCAATGCTGTTGGTTCACGTGATACCTTTGTCGGTCGTATCCGTAAGGACTTGGATGCTGAAAAAGGAATTCACATGTGGGTTGTTTCAGATAACCTCCTCAAAGGTGCTGCTTGGAACTCTGTACAGATCGCAGAAACGCTTCATGAGCGTGGTTTGGTCCGTCCAACAGCTGAGCTGAAATTTGAATTGAAATAA
- the mscL gene encoding large conductance mechanosensitive channel protein MscL produces MLKDLKEFLLRGNVVDLAVGVIIASAFGAIVTSFVNDIITPLLLNPALEAAKVQNIAELAWNGVTYGKFLSAIINFLVVGTVLFFVIKAMEKAQNLRKKEEVVEEAPAAPTELEVLQEIKALLEKK; encoded by the coding sequence ATGTTAAAGGATCTTAAAGAATTCTTGCTTCGTGGTAATGTCGTTGACCTCGCTGTCGGTGTCATCATTGCCTCTGCATTTGGTGCTATCGTTACTTCATTTGTTAATGACATCATCACTCCACTTCTATTGAACCCAGCTTTGGAAGCTGCGAAAGTACAAAACATCGCTGAGCTTGCATGGAATGGTGTTACATATGGTAAATTCTTGAGTGCTATTATCAACTTTCTCGTTGTAGGTACTGTGCTTTTCTTCGTTATTAAAGCTATGGAAAAAGCGCAAAACCTTCGTAAGAAAGAGGAAGTGGTTGAGGAAGCACCTGCTGCTCCAACTGAACTTGAAGTTCTTCAAGAAATCAAAGCTCTTCTTGAGAAAAAATAA
- a CDS encoding GtrA family protein codes for MKKRIKAFFNNEILSYLFFGGATTLVSIVSRLVIYHISHQEILATALANIIGILFAFLTNDTIVFKQERRNWPTRLAKFFLARLSTLGLDVLLTYIFVTTFPDIIGQFVEFNIDRVNTIETILAQILIIILNYIFSKIYIFKGNN; via the coding sequence ATGAAAAAACGAATAAAAGCTTTCTTTAATAACGAAATACTCTCCTACCTATTTTTTGGTGGTGCTACGACTTTGGTTTCTATTGTATCACGTTTGGTTATTTACCATATCAGCCACCAGGAAATCCTCGCAACTGCCCTTGCAAATATTATCGGGATTCTCTTTGCCTTTCTCACAAATGATACAATCGTCTTTAAACAAGAGAGAAGAAATTGGCCGACTCGCCTGGCTAAGTTTTTCTTAGCTCGTCTCTCTACACTTGGTCTTGACGTTCTTTTAACTTATATCTTTGTTACAACCTTTCCTGACATTATTGGCCAGTTTGTCGAATTTAATATAGATAGAGTTAATACGATTGAAACTATCCTAGCACAAATTTTGATCATCATTTTAAACTATATTTTCAGTAAAATCTATATTTTTAAAGGGAACAACTGA
- the dapA gene encoding 4-hydroxy-tetrahydrodipicolinate synthase, whose protein sequence is MSYQDLKECKIITAFITPFHEDGSINFDAIPALIEHLLDHHTDGILLAGTTAESPTLTHDEELQLFAAVQKVVKGRVPLIAGVGTNDTRDSIEFVKEVAEFGGFAAGLAIVPYYNKPSQEGMYQHFKAIADASDLPIIIYNIPGRVVVELTPETMLRLADHPNIIGVKECTSLANMAYLIEHKPEEFLIYTGEDGDAFHAMNLGADGVISVASHTNGDEMHEMLTAIAESDMKKAAAIQRKFIPKVNALFSYPSPAPVKAVLNYMGFEAGPTRLPLVPAPEEDAKRIIKVVVDGDYEATKATVTGVLRPDY, encoded by the coding sequence ATGTCTTACCAAGATCTAAAAGAATGTAAAATCATTACTGCCTTCATCACTCCTTTCCATGAAGATGGCTCCATCAACTTTGATGCCATTCCAGCCCTTATAGAGCATTTGTTGGATCACCATACAGATGGGATTTTGCTGGCTGGAACGACTGCTGAAAGTCCAACCTTGACCCACGATGAAGAGTTGCAACTCTTTGCTGCTGTACAAAAGGTTGTCAAGGGACGTGTTCCTTTGATTGCGGGTGTAGGTACCAATGACACACGTGACTCGATCGAGTTTGTCAAAGAAGTTGCAGAATTTGGTGGTTTTGCAGCTGGGCTTGCAATCGTACCTTACTATAACAAACCTTCTCAAGAAGGCATGTATCAGCATTTCAAGGCTATTGCTGATGCCTCAGATTTGCCGATTATCATTTATAACATTCCAGGGCGTGTGGTTGTCGAATTAACTCCTGAAACCATGCTTCGTTTGGCTGACCACCCAAATATCATCGGTGTTAAAGAATGTACCAGCTTGGCAAATATGGCTTATTTGATTGAGCACAAGCCAGAAGAGTTCTTGATTTATACTGGTGAGGATGGTGATGCCTTCCATGCCATGAACCTTGGTGCAGATGGGGTTATCTCTGTTGCCTCCCATACAAATGGAGATGAGATGCACGAGATGTTGACTGCCATTGCAGAAAGCGACATGAAGAAAGCCGCAGCTATTCAGCGCAAGTTCATTCCTAAGGTCAATGCCCTCTTCTCTTATCCAAGTCCTGCTCCAGTTAAGGCAGTTCTGAACTATATGGGATTTGAAGCTGGACCAACTCGATTACCTCTAGTTCCAGCACCAGAAGAAGATGCCAAACGCATTATCAAGGTTGTTGTAGATGGCGACTACGAAGCCACAAAGGCAACTGTAACAGGTGTCTTAAGACCAGATTACTAA
- a CDS encoding QueT transporter family protein, with amino-acid sequence MKNLTVRDMADIAIVAAIYVVLTITPPLNAISYGAYQFRISEMMNFLAFYNPKYIIGVTIGCMIANFFSFGIIDVFVGGGSTLVFLSLGVWLFAKYSKDYLFNGLIRKDHFFFSILFSISMITIAAELHIVAEAPFFFTWFSTGIGEFASLIVGAILIGKLGQRIDLTK; translated from the coding sequence ATGAAAAATTTAACTGTTCGTGACATGGCAGATATTGCTATTGTTGCTGCTATCTATGTGGTTTTGACCATTACCCCACCACTAAATGCTATTAGCTACGGTGCTTACCAGTTCCGCATTTCTGAGATGATGAATTTTTTGGCTTTTTACAATCCTAAATACATCATCGGTGTGACGATTGGTTGTATGATTGCTAATTTCTTTAGTTTTGGCATAATTGATGTCTTTGTCGGCGGGGGATCTACTCTAGTTTTCCTTAGTCTAGGTGTATGGCTCTTTGCAAAATACAGCAAAGATTACCTCTTTAACGGATTGATTCGAAAAGATCATTTCTTCTTTTCAATCCTCTTCTCCATTTCAATGATTACCATTGCAGCTGAACTTCATATCGTTGCTGAAGCTCCATTCTTCTTTACTTGGTTTTCTACAGGGATTGGAGAGTTTGCATCGCTTATCGTTGGTGCAATCCTAATCGGAAAACTGGGACAGCGAATCGACCTTACAAAATAA